One stretch of Cohnella algarum DNA includes these proteins:
- the pelF gene encoding GT4 family glycosyltransferase PelF, translated as MVAEGSYPYITGGVSSWIHSLVRSMSEHEFVIYAIAAEASQKGKFKYALPSNIAEVREVFLDSFLREEGRWGARFKLTREEAAAMKSLIGGDEHADWRLIFRALLSDKLTDAATFLMSRDFYDILSALCEEKYSQVPFTEMFWTVRSMILPLLMTVRSPLPEADLYHAVSTGYAGVVAALGKQRFGKPMVLTEHGIYSREREEEIIKADWVKGYFKDLWIEYFYTLSGCAYQYADEVITLFKRNKEIEVELGCPEEKIRIIPNGVAASDFDGLPRKAEGEPINVGALVRVVPIKDIKTMLQSFRLVKRELPHVRFHIMGPYEEDPEYYEECLALMEAIGLTDVEFTGSVDIREHIGKMDVLVLTSISEGQPLAVLEGMAASKPFVATDVGSCKELLYGTDDDYGQAGLIATVMNEEQISRHIVTLCRNERLRREMGASGRRRVERLYTRDRFIESYKQLYARYEGKEVAPNGGNRL; from the coding sequence TTGGTTGCGGAAGGCTCATATCCGTACATAACCGGGGGAGTGTCCAGCTGGATCCATTCGCTCGTCCGCAGCATGTCGGAGCATGAGTTCGTCATCTACGCGATCGCGGCGGAGGCTTCCCAGAAAGGCAAATTCAAATACGCGCTGCCGTCCAATATCGCGGAAGTCAGGGAAGTGTTTCTCGACTCGTTCTTGAGGGAAGAGGGGCGCTGGGGAGCCCGGTTCAAGCTGACCCGGGAGGAAGCGGCGGCGATGAAATCGCTGATCGGCGGCGACGAGCATGCGGATTGGCGGCTTATTTTCCGGGCGCTGCTGAGCGACAAGCTGACCGATGCGGCGACGTTTTTGATGAGCCGGGATTTTTACGACATTTTAAGCGCGCTGTGCGAGGAAAAGTACAGCCAGGTACCGTTCACGGAAATGTTCTGGACGGTTCGCTCCATGATTTTGCCCTTGCTCATGACCGTCCGGAGCCCTTTGCCGGAGGCGGACCTTTACCACGCGGTATCGACCGGCTATGCGGGCGTGGTCGCCGCGCTCGGCAAGCAGCGCTTCGGCAAGCCGATGGTGCTCACCGAGCACGGGATCTACTCCCGCGAACGCGAGGAGGAAATTATCAAGGCGGATTGGGTCAAAGGCTATTTTAAAGATTTGTGGATCGAGTACTTCTACACGCTTTCCGGCTGCGCTTACCAATATGCCGACGAAGTGATAACGCTGTTCAAGCGCAACAAGGAAATCGAAGTCGAGCTCGGCTGCCCCGAAGAGAAAATCCGGATCATCCCGAACGGCGTGGCTGCGTCCGATTTCGACGGCTTGCCGCGCAAGGCGGAGGGGGAGCCGATCAACGTCGGCGCGCTTGTGCGCGTCGTGCCGATCAAGGATATCAAAACGATGCTGCAAAGCTTCCGGCTCGTCAAGCGGGAACTGCCGCACGTTCGGTTCCATATTATGGGCCCCTACGAGGAAGACCCCGAATATTACGAAGAATGCCTTGCCCTCATGGAGGCGATCGGGCTGACGGACGTCGAATTCACCGGGAGCGTCGACATCCGGGAGCATATCGGGAAAATGGACGTGCTCGTGCTGACGAGCATAAGCGAAGGCCAGCCGCTGGCCGTGCTCGAGGGCATGGCGGCGTCAAAGCCGTTCGTCGCGACCGACGTCGGCAGCTGCAAGGAGCTGCTGTACGGCACGGACGACGATTACGGACAGGCGGGATTGATCGCGACGGTTATGAACGAGGAGCAAATCAGCCGGCATATCGTGACGCTTTGCCGGAACGAGCGCCTGCGCAGGGAAATGGGCGCGAGCGGCCGCCGGCGCGTGGAGCGGCTGTATACGAGAGATCGGTTTATCGAGAGCTACAAGCAGCTGTATGCCCGTTACGAGGGAAAGGAAGTGGCGCCAAATGGCGGGAATCGGCTTTGA
- the pelG gene encoding exopolysaccharide Pel transporter PelG → MAGIGFELKKMYAKAGLVNKVQALAYSSLVTIGPMLSCMLLVVVVQWLQLRFGVSFGERELFLSATVYAFIFSYIISNTLTLYLTRSVSDFLYQGKYDAVLPSFYGGLKIGMATAAVPALAFLAFARIDWPMKAALLLLFMTLIVIWFEVVYLSAMKNYRLISFSFMGGALVTVAAVWTMFEFTSVRSASAALFAVDAGFLLTASALLVQIEKFFRTPRLRSDYAFLAYLTKYPSLIAVGGLTALGLYSHQFVQWFGSEGILVAGTFLMAPKYDLAVYYAFLSVIPSLVLFVVSLETNLYPKTRQYYDLILHGGSIGDIRRARQQMFQVLAQQLSLLMGIQLVFSIVSVAFGIRFLPRIGFTAAQVDLFNILVMGFYAYIIYTIVWLVLLYFDDRKGVVWLAVLFLGANTGFSLVSLAFDEQGFSFFLASFATLIAAFWRLIHLLNHIDYYTFSAQPVIHREKKNRFAKLLHGEEST, encoded by the coding sequence ATGGCGGGAATCGGCTTTGAACTGAAAAAAATGTACGCCAAGGCGGGTCTCGTCAACAAGGTTCAAGCGCTGGCCTATTCATCGCTGGTAACGATCGGCCCGATGCTGTCGTGCATGCTCCTCGTCGTCGTCGTGCAGTGGCTGCAGCTCCGGTTCGGCGTGTCATTCGGCGAGCGGGAGCTATTCCTGTCCGCGACGGTGTACGCGTTTATTTTTTCCTATATCATCAGCAACACGCTGACGCTGTATCTGACAAGGAGCGTGTCCGATTTTCTGTACCAGGGGAAATACGACGCGGTGCTTCCTTCCTTTTACGGCGGCCTGAAAATCGGGATGGCGACGGCAGCGGTTCCGGCGCTCGCCTTCCTCGCCTTCGCCCGCATCGATTGGCCGATGAAAGCCGCGCTGCTGCTGCTGTTTATGACGCTCATCGTCATCTGGTTCGAAGTGGTCTACCTGTCCGCCATGAAAAATTACCGCCTGATCTCTTTTTCGTTCATGGGAGGAGCGCTCGTGACGGTCGCCGCCGTCTGGACGATGTTCGAATTCACTTCGGTCCGCAGCGCTTCCGCCGCCTTGTTCGCGGTCGACGCCGGCTTTTTGCTCACCGCCTCCGCGCTGCTCGTGCAGATCGAGAAGTTTTTCCGCACGCCGCGCCTTCGTTCCGATTATGCCTTTCTGGCGTATTTGACCAAATATCCGTCGCTGATCGCCGTCGGCGGCTTGACGGCGCTCGGCCTGTATTCGCACCAGTTCGTCCAATGGTTCGGCAGCGAGGGGATCCTGGTCGCCGGGACGTTTCTAATGGCGCCGAAATACGACTTGGCCGTTTACTACGCGTTTTTGTCGGTCATTCCGTCGCTCGTGCTGTTCGTCGTTTCGCTGGAAACGAATCTGTATCCGAAAACCCGCCAGTATTACGATCTGATATTGCACGGAGGATCGATCGGGGACATTCGCCGCGCCCGCCAGCAAATGTTCCAGGTGCTCGCGCAGCAGCTCTCGCTGCTTATGGGCATCCAGCTCGTTTTCTCGATCGTTTCGGTCGCGTTCGGCATCCGCTTTTTGCCCCGGATCGGGTTTACCGCCGCGCAGGTCGATTTGTTCAATATTTTGGTCATGGGCTTTTATGCTTATATCATCTATACGATCGTCTGGCTCGTGCTTTTGTACTTCGACGATCGCAAGGGCGTAGTATGGCTGGCCGTGCTGTTTCTCGGAGCGAATACGGGTTTTTCGCTCGTTTCCCTTGCGTTCGACGAACAAGGCTTTTCTTTTTTTCTCGCGTCTTTCGCGACGCTGATCGCCGCGTTCTGGCGCCTGATCCATTTGTTGAATCACATCGATTACTACACGTTTAGCGCGCAGCCGGTTATCCATCGGGAAAAGAAGAACCGCTTCGCGAAGCTTCTGCACGGAGAGGAGTCAACATGA
- a CDS encoding CotH kinase family protein, with amino-acid sequence MKTTFRFRAAPALLLALAVCLGLSGCSFWEEPGEQAAETAQAAEPVQKSAAVASLQNKLMEDRRIYADDKADSVVTFYLTITEDNLTGDPALTWNELNGIRNAQENTDDKKVNVLIQEGNETGPASGMLGYGETRPNGELSLRGKSTLQGAQKSYKIKLFDEAGVWRDQTTINLLKHIYDFSRVRNTLSMDYFKLIPNMTSYRTQFVHLYVKDMTSGETNPVFVDYGLYEQIEQPNKRYLRARGLDPNGQLYKAENFEFFRYADKLISADDADYDQAAFESVLEIKGSKDHEKLLRMLDDVNNLSLNFDEVFDRHFDRDNYLTWMASNILMDNIDTISQNFLLYSPLNSDTWFFLPWDYDGGWGYNEFAHADELDQARAPWMRGIQNYWGTVLANRFFKNPDNVQQLIDKVKELQTIIHPERTAAFLDTYRDVVYPYISRQPDMLYLPGSVKDYDAELERIAGLPEKNAEQFIANLQKPMPFFMGDVEQDGPNAVFRWDASYDLQGDDLIYRFRIAKDPTFAKPLVDRDGLTVTSLTIENLEMGRYFWQVTATDAEGNSMPAFDIYEGTDDIKHYGVREFYID; translated from the coding sequence ATGAAAACAACCTTTCGATTTCGCGCCGCGCCCGCCTTGCTGCTGGCGCTCGCCGTCTGCCTGGGGCTTTCCGGCTGCTCGTTCTGGGAAGAGCCGGGGGAGCAAGCGGCGGAGACGGCCCAAGCGGCCGAACCGGTTCAGAAATCCGCGGCCGTGGCGAGCCTTCAGAACAAGCTGATGGAGGATCGCCGAATTTACGCCGATGACAAGGCCGATTCGGTCGTGACGTTCTACTTGACGATTACGGAAGACAACTTGACGGGCGACCCGGCCCTCACGTGGAACGAACTGAACGGGATCCGCAATGCGCAGGAAAATACGGACGACAAAAAAGTGAACGTGCTGATCCAGGAAGGAAACGAGACGGGGCCGGCGAGCGGCATGCTCGGCTACGGAGAAACGCGCCCGAACGGCGAACTGTCGCTCAGAGGCAAGTCCACGCTGCAAGGAGCGCAAAAATCCTACAAAATCAAGCTGTTCGACGAAGCGGGAGTGTGGCGGGATCAAACGACGATCAATTTGCTTAAGCACATTTACGATTTTTCCCGCGTCCGCAATACGCTCAGCATGGACTACTTCAAACTCATTCCGAATATGACCAGCTATCGGACGCAGTTCGTGCACCTTTATGTCAAGGACATGACGAGCGGCGAAACCAATCCGGTCTTTGTCGACTACGGGTTGTACGAGCAGATCGAGCAGCCGAACAAGCGCTATCTCCGCGCCCGCGGCCTGGATCCGAACGGCCAGCTGTACAAAGCCGAAAACTTCGAGTTTTTCCGGTACGCGGACAAGCTGATCAGCGCCGACGACGCCGACTACGACCAGGCCGCGTTCGAGTCCGTGCTGGAGATCAAAGGGAGCAAAGACCACGAAAAGCTGCTGCGCATGCTGGACGACGTGAACAATCTGTCGCTCAATTTCGACGAAGTGTTCGACCGGCATTTCGACCGGGACAACTATTTGACCTGGATGGCTTCGAACATTTTGATGGACAACATCGATACGATCTCGCAAAATTTTCTGCTGTACTCGCCGTTGAACTCGGATACGTGGTTCTTCCTTCCGTGGGACTATGACGGAGGCTGGGGTTACAACGAATTCGCGCACGCGGACGAACTCGATCAGGCGAGAGCGCCGTGGATGCGCGGCATTCAAAACTATTGGGGAACGGTGCTCGCCAACCGGTTTTTCAAAAATCCGGACAACGTGCAGCAGCTGATCGATAAAGTCAAAGAACTGCAAACGATCATTCATCCGGAGCGGACGGCCGCTTTTCTCGATACGTACCGGGATGTCGTGTATCCTTATATTTCCCGGCAGCCGGATATGTTGTACTTGCCGGGCAGCGTGAAGGACTACGACGCGGAACTGGAACGGATCGCCGGCCTGCCGGAGAAAAACGCGGAGCAGTTCATCGCGAACCTGCAAAAGCCGATGCCGTTTTTTATGGGCGACGTGGAGCAAGACGGACCGAACGCGGTCTTTCGCTGGGACGCGTCGTACGATCTGCAAGGCGACGATTTGATTTACCGGTTCCGGATCGCCAAGGATCCGACGTTCGCGAAGCCCCTCGTCGATCGGGACGGGCTGACCGTCACGTCGCTTACGATCGAAAACCTGGAGATGGGCCGGTATTTCTGGCAGGTCACGGCCACCGACGCCGAGGGCAATTCCATGCCCGCCTTCGATATTTACGAGGGTACGGACGATATCAAGCATTACGGCGTAAGGGAATTTTATATCGATTAG
- a CDS encoding polyphosphate polymerase domain-containing protein, which produces MEFAGKRLRHELKFYIHHHEYVGLRKRVGALLTLDRNSVDESGYHIRSLYFDNSHESSLYDKLNGIFARKKYRIRIYNKSDRTIKLERKSKYNDYVAKESAALTREQVDRLMTGDYAFLLDGGSELMRDFYYDLKNGAMQPAVVVDYVREAYLYPTGDVRITFDKQLSASVQSFDIFDRELVGVETVEGPRTILEVKYDAFLPNVVRDLLQLSSHNRSSISKYCICKERRKVFAQ; this is translated from the coding sequence ATGGAGTTCGCGGGCAAGCGGCTCAGGCACGAGCTGAAATTTTATATCCATCATCACGAGTACGTCGGACTTCGCAAGCGGGTCGGCGCGCTGCTGACGCTCGACCGCAATTCCGTCGACGAGAGCGGCTACCACATTCGCAGCCTGTATTTCGACAATTCGCATGAATCTTCGCTGTACGACAAGCTGAACGGCATTTTTGCCCGTAAAAAATACCGGATCCGGATTTACAACAAGAGCGACCGGACGATCAAGCTGGAGCGGAAAAGCAAATACAACGACTACGTGGCCAAAGAGTCCGCGGCGCTGACGAGAGAGCAGGTCGACCGCCTGATGACGGGGGACTACGCCTTTCTGCTGGACGGCGGGTCCGAGCTGATGCGCGATTTTTATTACGATTTGAAAAACGGCGCGATGCAGCCGGCGGTCGTCGTCGACTACGTTCGGGAAGCGTACTTGTATCCGACGGGCGATGTCCGGATTACGTTCGACAAGCAGCTGTCCGCGAGCGTGCAGTCGTTCGATATTTTCGACCGGGAGCTGGTCGGCGTCGAGACGGTGGAAGGGCCGCGAACGATTCTGGAAGTGAAATACGACGCCTTCCTTCCGAACGTCGTTCGCGATTTGCTGCAGCTGTCTTCCCATAACCGGTCGAGCATTTCGAAATACTGCATCTGCAAGGAGCGGCGGAAAGTGTTTGCACAATAA
- a CDS encoding DUF4956 domain-containing protein: MGETVNFQDIIKKSMLELDAFGNVSYIQIFWGLLVAFGVGMFIYWVYQKCYRGVVYSHNYNVSFVLITIITALIIMTISTNIVLSLGMVGALSIVRFRTAVKDPLDIVYMFWSISAGIATGAGLYPLAICGSLVIALVIWLLSRRKLKETPFLLIVHYEDAAADEQIKSALRKMKYTLKSKTVRKNVTELTVELRVNGDNTAFVQTMSEIPGVSDVALVSYNGDYAP, encoded by the coding sequence GTGGGAGAAACGGTCAATTTTCAGGATATTATCAAAAAAAGCATGCTGGAGCTCGACGCGTTCGGCAACGTTTCGTACATCCAGATCTTCTGGGGGCTGCTCGTCGCGTTCGGCGTTGGCATGTTCATCTACTGGGTATATCAAAAATGCTATCGCGGCGTCGTCTACAGCCATAATTACAACGTATCGTTCGTACTGATCACGATCATTACGGCGCTCATCATCATGACGATCAGCACCAATATCGTCCTGTCGCTCGGCATGGTCGGCGCGCTCAGCATCGTGCGGTTCCGCACGGCGGTCAAAGACCCGCTCGATATCGTCTATATGTTCTGGTCGATTTCCGCGGGCATCGCCACGGGCGCCGGACTGTACCCGCTGGCGATTTGCGGCTCGCTCGTCATCGCGCTCGTCATCTGGCTGTTGTCGCGCCGGAAGCTGAAGGAGACGCCGTTTTTGCTTATCGTCCATTACGAGGATGCGGCGGCCGACGAGCAGATCAAGAGCGCCTTGCGGAAAATGAAGTACACGCTCAAATCGAAAACGGTCCGCAAAAACGTGACCGAACTGACGGTGGAGCTGCGAGTCAACGGCGACAACACGGCGTTCGTCCAGACGATGTCGGAAATTCCCGGCGTATCGGACGTCGCGCTCGTCAGCTACAACGGCGATTACGCGCCGTAA
- a CDS encoding (deoxy)nucleoside triphosphate pyrophosphohydrolase → MVEVAAAVIEDEAGRILIARRKKGKSQEGLWEFPGGKIEPGESVQTCLRRELLEEMNIEIAPGEPFAVNEHDYGPVRIRLTACMARYVRGEIRLADHDECRWVGRGELREFRWAPADVPFVERLAAERI, encoded by the coding sequence ATGGTCGAGGTGGCGGCCGCCGTCATCGAGGACGAAGCGGGACGGATTTTGATCGCCAGGCGGAAAAAGGGAAAGTCCCAGGAAGGGCTTTGGGAGTTCCCCGGAGGCAAAATCGAACCCGGCGAGTCGGTGCAGACGTGCTTGCGAAGGGAGCTGCTGGAGGAGATGAACATCGAAATCGCCCCCGGCGAACCGTTTGCCGTGAACGAGCACGATTACGGCCCGGTCCGGATCCGTCTCACGGCCTGCATGGCCCGGTACGTGCGCGGAGAAATTCGACTGGCGGACCATGACGAGTGCAGATGGGTCGGCCGCGGGGAGTTGAGGGAGTTCCGCTGGGCCCCGGCCGATGTGCCGTTCGTGGAACGGCTTGCGGCGGAACGGATTTAA
- a CDS encoding DEAD/DEAH box helicase — translation MLMNTISVDVVLTGHGDALVLGSMAGSPDIPGLAIKQRLFAWHEASFYGTELELKKTDNIEAVVLPSEWVVPFFADVRVPEYIDWKWGESARTLLEIAPPLAEMLENKAYRPSFSAYREGKVEWTWPANEAAERVSEALARAKAGDDFASGVRAAFSAAVFDRYYGTEAAAADLRREFPLLFVKNSPAVAGLDEQAWLIALGWTADPAPFRPALRLSEPYGDKPSGWRLQLVLQDKLDASKLAPAKLTAQGEVSGAWPAAWSAHAQERAAGWLERLRAVLPPELTAGGSGDVLGAPLGDAAAWRFLTADSVRLLEAGWEVLLPAWWEAARKRKPRLRASVKESRNGKSLFGLDAILDFDWRVAIGDAELSEAEFAELVARNERLVRFRGRWIALDPELIAQIGKLMEGVDKSHGLTFQDVLQLHLLAESGEPEEGAAEENPEEEAHRVRLEVELNEHLLKLVGQIGQQAEWPKLDAPAGLAAELRAYQRDGFSWLAFLRRFGLGAVLADDMGLGKTVQLIAYLLHQKETTGEAERLPSLIVCPTSVLGNWQKELGRFAPSLDVMLHYGSGRLAGDAFAEAARRADVVLTSYATAALDQETLQAFGWASICLDEAQNIKNAQTKQAAAVRSFPARHRIALTGTPIENRLSELWSIYDFISPGYLGTARAFQERFATPIEKDRDPRRTADLQKLVKPFMLRRKKKDPAIRLDLPEKNEMKAYVHLTPEQAALYDQTVNELMEKIKKLEGIERKGAILAALTRLKQICDHPLLASPETPPDAERSAEEIAALVAGSSKLERLLEMVKELRDEGDRCLIFTQYIGMGQMLRQVLERELQEPVLYLNGSTSKTARDRMIARFQSRELPPDEQPNVFILSLKAGGVGLNLTAANHVFHFDRWWNPAVENQATDRAFRMGQTRDVQVHKFIALGTLEERIDEMLESKMKLSDDVISASEGWITELSADELRSLFTLRRDFG, via the coding sequence ATGCTGATGAACACCATCTCGGTCGACGTCGTCCTGACCGGCCACGGGGACGCCCTTGTTTTAGGATCGATGGCCGGATCCCCGGACATTCCCGGCCTTGCGATCAAGCAGCGCTTGTTCGCCTGGCATGAGGCTTCCTTTTACGGCACCGAACTGGAACTGAAAAAAACGGATAACATCGAGGCCGTCGTGCTCCCGTCGGAGTGGGTCGTTCCCTTTTTTGCGGACGTTCGGGTGCCGGAGTACATCGATTGGAAATGGGGCGAGTCCGCCCGGACGCTGCTGGAAATCGCGCCGCCGCTGGCGGAAATGCTGGAGAACAAAGCGTATCGCCCCAGCTTCTCCGCTTACCGCGAAGGCAAGGTGGAGTGGACTTGGCCGGCGAACGAAGCGGCCGAACGGGTAAGCGAGGCGCTGGCTCGCGCGAAAGCCGGCGACGATTTCGCGTCGGGCGTGCGGGCGGCGTTCTCGGCCGCCGTATTCGACCGCTACTACGGCACCGAGGCGGCGGCGGCGGACCTGCGGCGGGAATTTCCGCTGCTGTTCGTCAAAAACAGCCCGGCGGTCGCCGGCCTTGACGAGCAGGCATGGCTGATCGCGCTCGGCTGGACCGCCGACCCGGCGCCGTTCCGCCCGGCGCTGCGGCTGTCGGAGCCGTACGGAGACAAGCCGTCCGGCTGGCGGCTCCAGCTTGTCCTGCAGGACAAGCTGGATGCGTCGAAGCTTGCGCCGGCGAAGCTGACGGCGCAAGGCGAAGTATCCGGCGCATGGCCGGCCGCCTGGTCGGCCCATGCGCAAGAGCGCGCCGCCGGCTGGCTGGAGCGGCTGCGCGCCGTCCTTCCGCCGGAGCTGACGGCCGGCGGAAGCGGCGATGTGCTCGGCGCGCCGCTCGGCGATGCGGCCGCGTGGCGCTTTTTGACGGCGGACAGCGTTCGTTTGCTGGAGGCCGGCTGGGAAGTGCTGCTTCCCGCCTGGTGGGAAGCGGCGCGAAAGCGCAAGCCGAGACTGCGCGCCAGCGTGAAGGAGAGCCGCAACGGCAAATCGCTGTTCGGGCTGGACGCCATCCTCGACTTCGATTGGCGCGTCGCCATCGGAGACGCCGAGCTTTCCGAGGCGGAGTTCGCCGAGCTGGTCGCCCGCAACGAGCGCCTCGTCCGGTTCCGGGGACGCTGGATCGCGCTCGACCCGGAGCTCATCGCGCAAATCGGCAAGCTGATGGAGGGCGTGGACAAGTCGCACGGGCTGACGTTCCAGGACGTCCTGCAGCTGCACCTGCTCGCCGAAAGCGGCGAACCGGAAGAAGGCGCGGCCGAGGAAAATCCGGAGGAAGAAGCTCATCGCGTCCGGCTGGAGGTGGAGTTGAACGAGCATCTTCTGAAGCTGGTCGGCCAGATCGGCCAGCAGGCGGAATGGCCGAAGCTGGACGCGCCCGCGGGTCTGGCGGCCGAGCTGCGCGCCTATCAGCGCGACGGCTTTTCGTGGCTCGCCTTTTTGCGGCGGTTCGGCCTTGGCGCGGTGCTGGCCGACGACATGGGCCTCGGCAAAACGGTGCAGCTGATCGCCTATCTGCTTCACCAGAAGGAGACGACGGGGGAGGCCGAACGGCTCCCCTCCCTCATCGTCTGCCCGACCTCCGTGCTCGGCAACTGGCAGAAGGAGCTTGGCCGCTTCGCCCCTTCCCTTGACGTGATGCTTCACTACGGCAGCGGGCGGCTGGCCGGGGACGCCTTTGCCGAGGCGGCCCGCCGGGCGGATGTGGTGCTCACCTCCTATGCGACGGCGGCGCTCGATCAAGAGACGCTGCAAGCGTTCGGATGGGCGTCCATCTGTCTGGACGAAGCGCAAAACATCAAAAACGCCCAGACGAAGCAGGCGGCCGCCGTCCGCAGCTTTCCCGCCCGGCACCGGATCGCGCTGACCGGAACGCCGATCGAAAATCGGCTCTCCGAGCTCTGGTCGATTTACGATTTCATCTCGCCCGGCTACCTCGGCACGGCCCGCGCCTTTCAGGAACGGTTCGCGACGCCGATCGAGAAGGACCGCGACCCGCGGCGCACGGCGGACCTGCAGAAGCTGGTCAAGCCGTTCATGCTGCGCCGCAAGAAGAAGGACCCGGCCATCCGGCTCGACCTGCCGGAGAAAAACGAGATGAAAGCCTATGTCCATCTGACGCCCGAACAGGCGGCGCTGTACGATCAAACCGTAAACGAACTGATGGAAAAAATAAAGAAGCTGGAAGGCATCGAGCGAAAAGGCGCGATTTTGGCCGCGCTGACGCGGCTCAAGCAAATATGCGACCATCCGCTGCTGGCGAGCCCGGAGACGCCGCCGGATGCCGAGCGGTCCGCCGAGGAGATCGCGGCGCTCGTCGCCGGCTCGTCCAAGCTGGAGCGGCTGCTCGAAATGGTGAAGGAGCTCCGGGACGAGGGGGACCGCTGCCTCATTTTTACGCAGTATATCGGAATGGGCCAAATGCTGCGGCAGGTGCTGGAGCGCGAGCTGCAGGAGCCGGTGCTGTACTTGAACGGCAGCACGTCCAAAACGGCGCGCGACCGGATGATCGCCCGGTTTCAATCCCGCGAGCTGCCGCCGGACGAGCAGCCGAACGTCTTCATCCTTTCGCTGAAGGCGGGAGGCGTCGGGCTCAATCTGACGGCGGCGAACCACGTGTTCCATTTCGACCGATGGTGGAATCCGGCCGTCGAGAACCAGGCGACCGACCGCGCCTTCCGGATGGGCCAAACCCGCGACGTGCAGGTGCACAAATTCATCGCGCTCGGCACGCTGGAGGAACGAATCGACGAAATGCTCGAAAGCAAAATGAAGTTGAGCGACGATGTCATTTCCGCGTCCGAAGGCTGGATTACCGAGCTGTCCGCGGACGAGCTGCGCAGCCTGTTCACGCTGCGTCGGGACTTCGGTTGA